TGACAGGTTCCGCAGCCGCTTCAAAGACAAGGTCGCATTCTTTCACAGCGGACTTTCTCCGGGCGAAAGAATATCACAGTGGCGTAAGATCAGAAACGGCGAGGTCAGGGTCGCCATCGGGGTAAGGAGTGCGGTCTTTGCGCCTTTTAAAAATCTCGGTCTCATCATCATTGATGAAGAGCACGAGGCCTCTTACAAACAGTTTGAGGGCCTGCGGTACAGCGCGAGGGACGTTGCCCTTGCAAGGGCCAAGATAGAGGGGACTAAAATTGTCCTCGGTTCAGCCACTCCTTCTCTTGAGAGCTTCTATCACGCGAAGAAAGGTAAACTCACTTACCTCGAACTGACCCACAGGGTAGAGCGGAAACCAATGCCGCAAGTCGAGATAGTAGACATGACAAAAGAGGAAAAGGAGTCCCTGTCATATTCAAAAAAACTGCTTGGTGTTTTAAAGGAGGCCCTCGCAAACGGCCATCAGTCCCTCATTTTGCTCAACAGGCGCGGATACTCACCTTTTCTCATGTGCGTGGATTGCGGCTATACGTATAAATGCCCGGCGTGCAGCATTACTCTCACCTATCACAAGGACACAAAGACGCTGAACTGCCATTACTGCAATTCATTTCTGGAACCGCAGGATGTCTGCCCTCAATGCAAGGGAGCGAAGATAAAATACATTGGGCTTGGCACGCAAAGGATCGAAGAAGAGCTTCAGGTCCTTATACCTGAGCTTGTCCTGAAAAGGATGGACCGGGACACCACGAGAAAAAAACTCTCGCATTACAGGATAGTGAAGGACATGGAGGGGAAAAAGATCGACGTGCTTCTTGGCACTCAGATGATAGCAAAGGGGCATGACTTCCCGGACGTGACGGTTGCCGCCGTGGTGTTTGCGGATGTGGCATTGAACCTGCCTGACTTCAGGTCGTCGGAGAGGACCTTCCAGTTATTCACACAGCTTGCGGGAAGAGCTGGACGCGGCGATGCCCCCGGAAAGGTATTCATACAAACTTACGAGCCGCAACATTATGTCTTTAATTATGTTTGCGATCATGACTACATCGGGTTCTATCAAAACGAAATAGAGATGAGAAAGGAGCTGTCCTACCCTCCGTTCAGTAAACTGATAAGGATCGTTTTCAATTTCAAAAGCAAAGATACCGCAAAGAAGATAATGAAAGATGTCTCAGCGAGAACTGCAAAGATAAGGGTCCCCGACATCACAATCCTCGGCCCTGCGCCTGCCCCGGTTGAAAAGATCAGAAATTACTGGCGGTGGCATCTCATCCTGAAAGGCAAGAATTCCAAGTCCCTCCGTCAGGCCGCGTCCGCTGTTTTGGAGACAATAAGAGATATAAAAGAAATAAAAATCGATGTGGACGTGGACCCGATAAACCTTTTGTGAGGGTATAGAATGATGGATGCGATTAGACGGTTTGTCCATAAACTCAAACATTGAACTGTCATTCCCGCAGTCTGTTGAGCGGGAATCCAGTTTTTTTTATAAGTTCTGGATGCCCGATTACTAACTTCGGGCATGACGAAAATAAAAAAAGTCAGTTTATGGACAGACTCTAAGTAGCCGGGCCGCTATGATTAATATCATATTTGCTCAAAAATTATCTTGATAATAATAAATATGATAAAAAGAGCGGCGTCGATAACAGCGGTTTTAATTATCTTCATTCAACTACTTGCCTGTTCCTTTGACTTAGGGAACAAAAGCGTAGCGCCCGCACAACAGGTGAACGTCCTTGCGGGCCCCGAATTCGGGACCGCACCTTTGACTGTGCAATTCAATGCAGCAGGGCCTGCTGTCAGCAGCGGAGGCACGGTATCCTATCTATGGAACTTTGACGACGGCAGGACTTCAACAGAGGCGTCGCCGCAGCATACATTCAATTATAAGGGGACCTATATGATTGCCCTGACTGTTACCGGAGCAAGTGGAGTAAAGGACACGGGCTGGGTGGTTATTATAGTAAATTAACCAGCTACACTTCTTCGTCGACCAAGTGTCTTTTTTCTTCGAGGTATTCTTCAAGCTTGTGTAATTTGCCGTGCAGGAAATCCCGGATTTTTATCAGATTGCCTTTTACATCCGGCAAGCTGCCTTCCCTCTGGACCACCTTGCCTTTAAACTCCGATAAAAGCTTTGCGTCGGGGGGGATATAAAAATGCAGCACAACCTCCGCGCCTTCAGGCAGGGGGTCATCGGTTTCTACAAACACTTTCCCTTTGCTTGTATTAAGAAGGAAATTCGGACACTCCACCGGCACAGCATCGCCGTATTTAATTGCCAGGCATAGGGGGAAATGGACATGTTTTGTTTCCCTTGTGTCCCGGAAATATTCTTCAGCCTTGCCATTCTTATCTATGAAATACTTGTCCATAAAAATTAGTAACGAGTAATAAGTGTTGTCCATAAACTCAAACATTGAACTGTCATTCCCGTAGTCCGCTGAGCGGGAATCCAGTCTTTTTTATAAGTTCTGGATGCCCGATTACAGCCCCACGATTACGAAATTCGGGGGCAGACTTCGGGCATGACGAAAATAAAAGAAGTCAGTTTATAAGCGCTCACTATTTTATCTGCTTTCTCTTTTCCTCCAGTTCGACGTCGATGTCTTTTAATTGCTTCAGCTTTTCAGTTATCTTTTCATTTTCGCTTTCAAGTTCCTTGTTGGCGCTTTCAAGCTTTCTGATCTCTCTTTCAAGACCTTTGTTCGCGTTATGAAGATCATTGTTCGCGCTCTCAATATCAGAAATCCCTTCACTTAACCTTTCCGCCTGGTCTTTCAACTCTTCATTCCGGCCGGAGAGCCTTACAATCTCTTCAAGCATGCGGCGCCAGTTTTTAATAAAGCCGTCCCTGCCGTATTTGGGATTTTGCGACTCAAACGTCTTGAGCTCATTTAATGCCCTGGGGTAATCAGGCGCCGGGTTTCTGTAATGTGAAAAGAGAAAGGCAAGCTTAAGATGCGCATTCACAGCGAAGTCTCCATCCGTCGGTTTTTTTGCCGCCTCCAATAACCATTCAATCTCTTTCTGAAATCCCGCAGACTTC
This window of the Nitrospirota bacterium genome carries:
- the priA gene encoding primosomal protein N', giving the protein MKVNILFPINANAFTYLVPEEIQTKIKPGARVLAPFKRGKKVGIVQSTEDRAQKTEVRRQKAEVRTGQKAAGTGVKKEIILKPIEEVLDDGPLVPESLLKLIEWTGQYYMSTAGLALKNAIPSGIFEGKKGGKGRITYDDEIRPAAIFNLTSEQEKALTEINKAQSGAFLLHGVTGSGKTEIYLRAIEALGDKETIVLVPEIALTTQIIDRFRSRFKDKVAFFHSGLSPGERISQWRKIRNGEVRVAIGVRSAVFAPFKNLGLIIIDEEHEASYKQFEGLRYSARDVALARAKIEGTKIVLGSATPSLESFYHAKKGKLTYLELTHRVERKPMPQVEIVDMTKEEKESLSYSKKLLGVLKEALANGHQSLILLNRRGYSPFLMCVDCGYTYKCPACSITLTYHKDTKTLNCHYCNSFLEPQDVCPQCKGAKIKYIGLGTQRIEEELQVLIPELVLKRMDRDTTRKKLSHYRIVKDMEGKKIDVLLGTQMIAKGHDFPDVTVAAVVFADVALNLPDFRSSERTFQLFTQLAGRAGRGDAPGKVFIQTYEPQHYVFNYVCDHDYIGFYQNEIEMRKELSYPPFSKLIRIVFNFKSKDTAKKIMKDVSARTAKIRVPDITILGPAPAPVEKIRNYWRWHLILKGKNSKSLRQAASAVLETIRDIKEIKIDVDVDPINLL
- a CDS encoding PKD domain-containing protein, which translates into the protein MIKRAASITAVLIIFIQLLACSFDLGNKSVAPAQQVNVLAGPEFGTAPLTVQFNAAGPAVSSGGTVSYLWNFDDGRTSTEASPQHTFNYKGTYMIALTVTGASGVKDTGWVVIIVN